The proteins below come from a single uncultured Dethiosulfovibrio sp. genomic window:
- a CDS encoding serine hydrolase domain-containing protein has translation MNELTYRLSSMVGDSLPKKHTSISYGIMIDGEMVAIDALGTQGKPEDSPATLECTYNVASISKVYCSAAVMQLVEEGKVDLDEPIVTYLPDFVMEDPRHRDITLRHCLSHTSGLPGTQWRGFSVSDLSESDYYSDVYDYLSKSSLKAAPGEYAVYCNDGFTLAEMVVVKVSGLAYSEYCKERITDPIGGPSTRLSDTRDENYPLVREGDKPGELLMIQGAAGITTNMTDLCRFGNLFLGENKVISMASMDEMAKPQGRTFLSGDDRTELFGLGWDNVDFRDPDYDLGDGVLLKGGNSFQFTTQFMVIPKHRAVLAISETHDCKLDVCELGLKILSVAMMNRGINIHTRGKTLTPEEIQAQSGTYLVPSGILNFKVNGVFADAVKEGTNGSKTRPYRDLVWNGDRWESLEDRISISFEGSGDDSFMMLTRKGRTFPIAMKAKEGKQDFQFWRDRVGKSYIADDLSANDMVIHENMTAFTLSELPGYSGIYLLSFAQMEDSDVYDHYDAPVTPLDDHRGQGFLKTPTNGSRDLLDPRFYAVGGVEYCDVASYRYRDVSSLPVYQGDPFPSKPRENQLYRIGEEIKELPTVPLGNRLMIMDTDLKVVYDSLFTGDYTPVDEGYISLI, from the coding sequence ATGAACGAACTTACCTACAGACTGTCATCCATGGTGGGAGACAGTCTACCGAAAAAACACACGTCGATCTCATACGGGATCATGATAGACGGGGAAATGGTGGCGATAGACGCCCTTGGAACCCAGGGCAAGCCCGAGGACTCTCCTGCCACGCTGGAGTGTACCTATAACGTGGCCTCCATCTCGAAGGTATACTGCTCCGCGGCTGTGATGCAGCTAGTGGAGGAGGGGAAGGTGGACCTTGACGAGCCGATAGTGACCTATCTGCCCGATTTCGTCATGGAGGACCCTCGCCACAGGGACATCACCTTGAGGCACTGCCTGAGCCACACCAGCGGCCTTCCAGGAACCCAGTGGAGAGGCTTTTCGGTCTCAGACCTATCAGAGTCCGACTACTACAGTGACGTCTACGACTACCTGTCCAAAAGCAGCCTGAAAGCCGCACCGGGAGAGTACGCGGTCTACTGCAACGACGGTTTCACCCTGGCGGAGATGGTTGTGGTCAAGGTCTCTGGACTGGCCTACAGCGAATACTGCAAGGAGCGGATAACCGATCCTATAGGGGGCCCTTCCACGAGGCTCTCGGACACCAGGGACGAGAACTACCCTCTTGTGAGGGAGGGAGACAAGCCAGGGGAACTCCTTATGATCCAGGGAGCGGCGGGAATCACCACCAACATGACGGATCTGTGCCGCTTCGGGAATCTGTTTCTAGGGGAAAATAAGGTCATATCGATGGCCTCCATGGATGAGATGGCCAAGCCCCAGGGCAGAACCTTTCTGTCAGGTGACGACAGGACCGAGCTCTTCGGACTGGGATGGGACAACGTGGACTTTAGGGACCCCGACTACGACCTGGGAGACGGTGTCCTCCTCAAAGGGGGAAACAGCTTCCAGTTCACCACCCAGTTTATGGTGATTCCCAAACACAGGGCGGTGCTGGCAATATCGGAGACCCACGACTGCAAGCTGGACGTCTGTGAACTTGGGCTTAAGATACTGTCCGTGGCCATGATGAACAGGGGGATAAACATCCACACCAGAGGGAAAACACTGACTCCAGAGGAGATCCAGGCCCAGTCTGGGACCTACCTGGTACCAAGCGGGATACTGAACTTTAAGGTCAACGGAGTCTTCGCCGATGCCGTTAAAGAGGGGACCAACGGCAGCAAGACCAGGCCCTACAGGGATCTAGTCTGGAACGGAGACAGATGGGAATCCCTGGAGGACCGTATATCCATCTCCTTCGAGGGCTCAGGGGACGACTCTTTCATGATGCTGACCAGAAAAGGCAGGACCTTCCCTATAGCCATGAAGGCCAAAGAGGGCAAACAGGACTTCCAGTTCTGGAGGGACAGGGTTGGAAAGTCCTATATAGCCGACGACCTGTCCGCCAACGACATGGTTATCCACGAGAACATGACCGCCTTCACCCTGTCGGAACTCCCAGGATATAGTGGAATTTACCTGCTGTCCTTCGCCCAGATGGAGGACAGCGACGTATACGACCACTACGACGCCCCTGTCACGCCTCTGGACGATCATAGAGGCCAGGGATTCCTCAAAACCCCCACCAACGGCAGCAGGGACCTGCTGGACCCCCGATTCTACGCCGTCGGAGGGGTGGAGTACTGCGACGTCGCTTCCTACCGCTACCGGGACGTCTCGTCTCTGCCGGTCTACCAGGGCGATCCCTTTCCGTCTAAACCAAGGGAGAACCAACTGTACAGGATAGGCGAGGAGATCAAGGAGCTACCGACCGTACCTCTTGGAAACAGGTTGATGATAATGGACACGGACCTTAAGGTCGTCTACGACAGCCTCTTCACCGGTGACTACACCCCGGTGGATGAGGGCTATATATCGCTCATATAG
- a CDS encoding ABC transporter ATP-binding protein encodes MRSTMRAIDLSVGYGVRSVVSKINLDLYPGEVVSLLGPNGSGKSTVLRTLLGLQNPIQGDILLMDRPICSYSPSQRARLMGAAMSDRPRPWGLTALEMVEQGRFSRQPNEEACLNALLDMDALDLSDRFLTELSDGELQRVHIARALAQEPSLLLLDEPTSFLDQPRRVEVLRRLADLARERDLSVLLSIHDLDLALTFSDRCLLICDGTLTSGTPEDLVLSGALATAYGQSRGWDPLSHPEPDYPPVWGKVDLSCPKPLFRWVVRGLRRRGIVPGVGPTLKIEEVEGTIFSLDMDGKILVTHRLDDLLDMLSGAHRG; translated from the coding sequence ATGAGATCTACAATGAGGGCGATCGATCTATCGGTTGGGTACGGAGTTCGATCGGTGGTATCTAAGATAAATCTGGACCTTTATCCCGGAGAGGTCGTTTCCCTCCTGGGGCCTAATGGATCGGGCAAGTCTACGGTGCTCAGGACCTTGCTGGGACTACAGAATCCCATCCAAGGGGATATTTTACTCATGGACCGCCCCATTTGCTCTTACTCACCTTCCCAGAGGGCGAGGCTTATGGGAGCAGCCATGTCGGACAGACCCAGACCCTGGGGGCTTACAGCTTTAGAGATGGTGGAGCAGGGCCGGTTCTCCAGACAGCCGAACGAGGAGGCCTGTCTTAATGCTTTGCTGGATATGGACGCTCTTGACTTGTCCGACAGGTTTCTAACCGAGTTGAGCGACGGAGAGCTCCAGAGGGTCCATATAGCTCGTGCTCTGGCCCAGGAGCCGTCTTTGTTGCTCCTTGACGAGCCAACCTCCTTCCTGGATCAGCCCAGAAGGGTGGAGGTCCTGCGGAGACTTGCCGACCTAGCTCGGGAGCGGGATCTTTCCGTCCTCCTTTCCATTCACGACCTGGATCTGGCACTGACTTTCTCTGATCGTTGTCTACTAATCTGCGATGGGACTCTAACGTCCGGTACCCCTGAGGACCTTGTCCTGAGTGGCGCCCTGGCGACGGCCTACGGTCAGTCCAGGGGCTGGGATCCTCTGAGCCATCCCGAACCGGACTACCCTCCTGTGTGGGGAAAGGTTGACCTTAGCTGCCCAAAGCCCCTTTTCCGCTGGGTCGTCAGAGGGCTGAGGCGAAGGGGGATTGTGCCCGGTGTCGGTCCAACCTTAAAGATCGAGGAGGTGGAGGGGACCATATTCTCCCTGGATATGGACGGCAAAATACTGGTAACCCATCGTCTGGACGACCTGTTGGATATGCTGTCGGGGGCCCACCGTGGCTAG
- a CDS encoding ABC transporter ATP-binding protein → MDNILKVENLQVSFNTYAGEVKAVRGVDFELRRGETLAFVGESGCGKTVTAKALMRLLQPPFAEIKSQSKIAFNDEDVLSMGKKRLRQYRGDDVSMIFQDPMTSLNPTMTCGRQIMETLILHKGITKAQAREEAIKTLELVKIPDPDKRIDSYPHQLSGGMRQRVMIAIALACSPQILIADEPTTALDVTIQAQILDLLQELQDRLGTSIILVTHDLGVVANFADRIQVMYAGQVIERGTVEEIFHRSRHPYTWALLSSVPKPGRETKKELYSLMGTPPDLILPLTSCPFAPRCEFCMNICKERMPKETTLSDEHRVSCWLQHPMAPKVETFYERQA, encoded by the coding sequence GTGGATAACATACTTAAAGTGGAGAACCTTCAGGTCTCTTTCAACACCTACGCAGGAGAGGTCAAGGCGGTCAGAGGGGTCGACTTCGAGCTTCGCAGAGGTGAGACCCTGGCCTTCGTCGGAGAGTCGGGCTGCGGAAAGACCGTCACGGCCAAGGCCCTGATGAGGCTCCTTCAGCCCCCTTTCGCCGAGATAAAGTCTCAGTCTAAGATAGCCTTTAACGACGAGGACGTCCTGTCCATGGGGAAAAAGAGGCTGAGACAGTACCGAGGGGACGACGTGAGCATGATATTTCAGGACCCTATGACCTCTCTGAACCCCACCATGACCTGTGGAAGGCAGATCATGGAGACCTTAATCCTCCACAAGGGGATCACTAAGGCCCAGGCCAGGGAGGAAGCGATCAAGACCCTTGAGCTGGTCAAGATACCGGACCCTGATAAGAGGATAGACTCCTACCCCCACCAGCTCTCGGGAGGTATGAGACAGAGGGTCATGATAGCCATAGCCTTGGCCTGTTCGCCTCAGATTCTAATAGCCGACGAGCCCACTACGGCCCTGGACGTCACGATTCAGGCCCAGATACTGGACCTCCTTCAGGAGCTTCAGGACAGGCTGGGGACCTCTATCATACTGGTAACCCACGACCTTGGGGTCGTCGCCAACTTCGCCGACAGAATCCAGGTCATGTATGCCGGTCAGGTTATAGAGAGAGGGACAGTCGAGGAGATCTTCCACCGGTCCCGTCATCCCTACACCTGGGCGCTGCTAAGCTCGGTTCCCAAGCCCGGACGGGAGACGAAAAAGGAGCTTTACTCCCTGATGGGAACGCCGCCGGACCTGATACTGCCCCTCACCAGCTGTCCCTTCGCCCCTCGTTGCGAGTTCTGCATGAACATATGTAAAGAGAGAATGCCAAAGGAGACCACTCTGTCCGACGAGCACAGAGTGTCATGCTGGTTGCAGCATCCCATGGCTCCAAAAGTGGAGACCTTTTACGAAAGGCAGGCATGA
- a CDS encoding ABC transporter substrate-binding protein, whose product MRKYIAFFVVIIVFLASPLFAMEIKEASNLIIEEVEGHHLVTVPVPYYGASAPVRYLLVPRGEGNVKGIPDAVTIEIPLEKVVIGTTSAVACFDVLGSLDSLIGLAGGKYVYTDSLRDMGLPEVASDGGMSRSLDRERLISLSPDGFITYLYGEEERRDVDFLLGCGIPVLFMAEYLEDSPLGRAEWIKFIGLLIGKGQEAESFFDGVSSRYRELESLGATEQDRPMIMSGAPFGGTWYVPKGDSWPSILFRAAGGLSIWNDLEGTGTAPMDLEAVLDRAISADLWLNCGAWRSLDDGRSSGIPVESFPPFKAGLVYNNDRRINEHGGNDYYQLGVIRPDLILSDLLSIVHPSALPDHELVFYRNLK is encoded by the coding sequence TTGAGAAAATATATAGCTTTCTTCGTCGTCATCATCGTTTTTCTAGCTTCCCCTTTATTTGCGATGGAAATCAAGGAGGCGTCCAACCTAATAATCGAGGAGGTAGAGGGCCATCATCTGGTTACCGTTCCGGTGCCCTACTACGGGGCCTCCGCTCCGGTCAGGTATCTTCTGGTTCCAAGGGGAGAAGGCAATGTTAAGGGGATACCTGATGCGGTTACCATCGAAATTCCCCTTGAGAAGGTAGTAATAGGCACCACCTCAGCCGTGGCCTGCTTCGATGTTTTAGGATCTCTGGATAGTCTGATCGGTCTGGCAGGAGGTAAATACGTCTACACCGACTCCCTTCGTGATATGGGGCTTCCGGAGGTAGCCTCCGACGGTGGAATGTCCCGTTCTCTGGATAGGGAGAGGCTTATATCCCTATCTCCTGATGGGTTTATCACTTACCTCTACGGGGAGGAGGAGCGGCGGGACGTGGATTTTCTCCTCGGATGCGGCATACCTGTCCTTTTTATGGCGGAATACCTGGAGGATTCGCCTCTAGGAAGGGCGGAATGGATAAAGTTTATCGGCCTTCTTATAGGGAAGGGGCAGGAAGCGGAGTCCTTTTTTGACGGGGTCTCCTCTCGATATAGAGAATTGGAGTCCCTTGGAGCAACGGAGCAGGACAGACCGATGATAATGTCCGGAGCCCCCTTTGGGGGAACCTGGTACGTGCCTAAAGGGGATAGCTGGCCCTCGATCCTTTTCAGGGCCGCTGGAGGGCTCTCAATTTGGAACGACCTTGAGGGTACGGGAACCGCTCCTATGGACCTGGAAGCGGTTCTCGACAGGGCGATATCGGCGGATCTGTGGCTTAACTGTGGAGCTTGGCGTTCTCTGGACGACGGAAGGTCCTCTGGAATCCCAGTGGAGTCTTTTCCTCCCTTCAAGGCAGGATTGGTCTACAACAACGACCGTCGTATCAACGAGCACGGAGGTAACGACTACTATCAGCTTGGGGTCATAAGGCCCGATCTGATCCTTTCGGACCTCCTGTCCATAGTCCATCCCTCGGCTTTGCCGGACCATGAACTGGTTTTTTACCGCAACCTCAAGTAG
- a CDS encoding ABC transporter permease produces the protein MVQYILKRISYMILTLLVVIAMTFFLMRSIPGDPLASLARTLPEQTQANFYAKYGLDKPLFQQYLIYMKNLLKGDLGESVVYAGRSVSETIVQTSPVSAAVGGLALVVGLIVGISLGIVAALYKNSWPDYLVMFIAILGITIPVFVLASLFQYYFSVKLGWLPTSGWGKPQHMVLPVIVLCFGTIATYARYIKSSMLEVLGQDYILTARAKGLSEFQVITRHVMRNSMLPAITILAGRIVGIFTGAFVVERMFSIPGIGFYYISSINNNDYSMTLGTTVFYAALFVVMQLIVDFVYMLVDPRIRLAGD, from the coding sequence TTGGTTCAGTATATCTTAAAGAGGATCTCCTACATGATCCTAACCTTGCTGGTGGTCATAGCTATGACCTTTTTTCTCATGAGATCGATACCAGGTGACCCACTGGCCAGCCTCGCCAGAACCCTGCCGGAACAGACCCAGGCGAATTTTTACGCCAAGTACGGCCTGGACAAGCCTCTTTTTCAGCAGTACCTGATATACATGAAAAACCTGCTTAAGGGAGATCTGGGAGAGAGCGTCGTCTACGCTGGCAGGTCGGTCAGCGAGACGATAGTTCAGACCTCGCCGGTTTCCGCAGCGGTCGGAGGTCTAGCCCTGGTCGTCGGCCTTATAGTCGGCATATCGTTGGGAATAGTTGCGGCGCTCTATAAAAACAGCTGGCCGGACTACCTGGTTATGTTTATAGCGATCCTGGGGATAACGATACCGGTGTTCGTCCTGGCATCGCTGTTTCAGTACTATTTCTCCGTCAAGCTCGGCTGGCTTCCCACGTCGGGCTGGGGAAAACCTCAGCACATGGTGCTGCCGGTCATAGTCCTCTGTTTCGGCACCATAGCCACCTACGCCAGATACATCAAGTCCAGCATGCTGGAGGTGTTGGGACAGGACTACATCCTCACCGCCAGAGCCAAGGGATTAAGTGAATTTCAGGTCATAACCAGACACGTCATGAGAAACTCCATGCTTCCGGCCATAACCATTCTGGCGGGCAGGATAGTCGGAATATTCACCGGCGCCTTCGTGGTCGAGAGGATGTTCAGCATACCGGGAATAGGCTTTTACTATATCAGCTCCATCAACAACAACGACTACTCCATGACCCTGGGAACCACCGTATTCTACGCCGCCCTGTTCGTAGTCATGCAGTTGATCGTCGATTTTGTCTACATGCTGGTGGATCCCAGGATCCGTCTGGCTGGGGATTAG
- a CDS encoding iron ABC transporter permease, producing the protein MNWFFTATSSRATVSFVLWLLLGSSLVAAVVAGLCLGSVSIPPLSIWNTLTGGDVPASWRTIVLHLRLPRVLAAAMAGGGLACSGLLMQTLFGNGLAGPSVLGVSSGASLGAAVALLLSPTEGVLSKLGLLGSSFGGALLAMALVAVVAERVRKGATLLILGLMMGYAINSVVSVLIQWAPAERVHGFVSWSFGTFAGIGWDRLPWMALTLLVGVILALAGHKLWDAFLLGESCAATVGADVTSIRRRMIMIVAILAGTVTAYCGPVAFLGIAVPHLARGLIGSARHRYLTPASILTGATLAVLADLFSRLPGGASSLPLNAVTSLLGAPVVAWVVMRGGDR; encoded by the coding sequence ATGAACTGGTTTTTTACCGCAACCTCAAGTAGGGCCACGGTCTCTTTCGTTCTTTGGCTGCTCTTAGGATCGTCCCTAGTAGCTGCCGTGGTGGCAGGACTCTGTCTTGGGTCGGTCTCCATACCTCCTCTCTCCATATGGAATACCCTCACTGGAGGTGATGTCCCTGCCAGCTGGAGGACCATCGTTTTGCACCTGAGGCTTCCCAGGGTCTTGGCCGCCGCTATGGCCGGAGGCGGCCTCGCCTGCTCCGGCCTTCTGATGCAGACTCTGTTCGGAAACGGCCTGGCAGGTCCGTCGGTTCTGGGCGTTAGCTCCGGCGCCAGCCTAGGTGCGGCGGTGGCTCTTCTGCTGTCCCCCACCGAAGGAGTTCTGTCCAAACTGGGTCTTCTGGGTAGTTCATTCGGTGGAGCCCTTCTGGCCATGGCTCTGGTGGCGGTGGTGGCCGAGAGGGTGAGAAAAGGAGCGACTCTGCTCATCCTCGGTCTTATGATGGGATACGCCATCAACTCGGTTGTCTCTGTGCTCATTCAATGGGCTCCTGCGGAGAGGGTTCACGGCTTCGTCTCCTGGAGCTTCGGGACATTCGCAGGTATAGGCTGGGATAGGCTTCCTTGGATGGCGTTAACCCTCTTAGTTGGGGTGATCTTGGCCCTGGCGGGCCATAAGCTGTGGGATGCCTTTTTACTGGGGGAGAGCTGCGCAGCTACCGTAGGGGCGGACGTCACATCCATCAGACGGCGAATGATAATGATAGTGGCCATTCTGGCGGGAACGGTAACGGCCTACTGTGGTCCTGTGGCCTTTTTGGGAATAGCGGTTCCCCATCTGGCAAGGGGGCTGATCGGTTCGGCGAGGCATCGTTATCTCACTCCTGCCTCCATTTTGACCGGAGCCACCCTTGCGGTCCTTGCGGACCTGTTCTCCAGGCTCCCAGGCGGAGCGTCTTCTCTTCCCTTGAACGCCGTGACCTCCCTATTGGGGGCTCCTGTGGTAGCCTGGGTCGTGATGAGAGGTGGAGACCGATGA
- a CDS encoding ABC transporter ATP-binding protein codes for MTKLLEVKNLSKHFSVGKNRTLKAVQDISFSIDRGETLGLVGESGCGKTTCGRTVLKLYEPTSGQILFKGQDISALSGRDLMSFKKSAQIIFQDPYSSLDPRMTIGEIVAEGIGVHFKYSEREKQAKVLEILAKVGLRDEYASRFAHELSGGQRQRVGIARALAVDPEFIVCDEPISALDVSIQAQIVNLLIKLQREQNLTYLFISHDLSMVRHISDRVGIMYLGSLVEVGTSDQIFSQALHPYTKALISAIPVADPDFEGRDSRIKLEGEVPSPMNPPSGCKFRTRCSYANDICSKEMPILEEIEQGRSVSCHHWREIAQG; via the coding sequence ATGACAAAACTCCTGGAGGTAAAAAACCTCTCAAAACACTTTTCCGTGGGCAAAAACAGGACCCTTAAGGCGGTACAGGACATATCCTTCTCCATAGACAGGGGAGAGACCTTGGGGCTGGTGGGAGAGTCGGGCTGCGGCAAGACCACCTGCGGTAGGACTGTGCTGAAGCTCTACGAGCCCACATCGGGGCAGATACTTTTCAAGGGGCAGGACATATCCGCCCTGAGTGGCAGGGACCTCATGTCCTTCAAGAAGAGTGCCCAGATAATATTCCAGGACCCCTACTCGTCGCTCGACCCCAGGATGACCATAGGCGAGATAGTGGCCGAGGGGATAGGCGTCCATTTTAAGTACTCCGAGAGGGAGAAACAGGCCAAGGTCCTTGAGATACTGGCAAAGGTGGGGCTCAGAGACGAGTACGCCAGTCGATTCGCCCACGAGCTATCCGGCGGTCAGAGACAGAGAGTGGGAATAGCCAGAGCACTGGCGGTAGACCCTGAGTTTATTGTCTGCGACGAGCCAATATCGGCCCTGGACGTATCCATACAGGCCCAGATAGTCAACCTCCTGATAAAATTGCAGAGAGAGCAGAACCTGACCTACCTGTTCATATCCCACGATCTTTCGATGGTCAGGCATATATCGGACAGGGTCGGGATAATGTACCTAGGTAGTCTGGTCGAGGTTGGGACGAGCGATCAGATATTCTCCCAGGCCCTGCACCCCTACACTAAGGCCCTCATATCGGCCATACCTGTAGCGGACCCGGACTTCGAGGGAAGGGACTCGAGGATCAAGCTGGAGGGGGAGGTCCCAAGCCCTATGAATCCCCCTTCGGGGTGCAAGTTCAGGACCAGATGTTCCTACGCCAACGATATATGCTCTAAGGAAATGCCGATTTTGGAGGAGATTGAGCAGGGAAGATCGGTCTCATGCCACCACTGGAGGGAAATAGCCCAAGGTTAG
- a CDS encoding ABC transporter permease, whose amino-acid sequence MDNVTNDSFVIVGPEISEAERIARPKVSYLQDVWRRFKENKMALVALIILILLGFMVIFGPSISGYAFEEVDRTARNQFPSLKHWFGTDKLGRDMFARVCQGGRVSLIIGLAGAFISSVIGCLYGGISAYLGGKTDDIMMRIVEIIISVPYLIVVILLSVVLQSQGIFTLILAMTLTGWCSTARLVRGQVLQIKGQDYVLAAQALGVSPWRIITRHLIPNVLSVVLVSITFDIPGYIFSEAFLSYVGLGIQPPNTSWGALAAMAQTSFTFYPYQMFFPALMIALTMLSFTLLGDGLRDALDPRLRK is encoded by the coding sequence ATGGACAACGTCACAAACGACAGTTTCGTAATAGTCGGGCCGGAGATCTCCGAAGCGGAGAGGATAGCCAGACCCAAGGTCAGCTACCTCCAGGACGTCTGGAGACGGTTCAAGGAGAACAAGATGGCCCTGGTCGCCCTCATTATCCTGATATTATTAGGCTTTATGGTAATTTTCGGTCCCTCCATAAGCGGTTACGCCTTCGAGGAAGTGGACAGGACCGCCAGAAACCAGTTCCCCAGCCTTAAACACTGGTTTGGAACGGACAAACTGGGCAGGGATATGTTCGCCAGGGTATGTCAGGGAGGTCGGGTCTCACTGATAATAGGCCTGGCTGGAGCCTTTATCTCCTCGGTGATCGGCTGTCTCTACGGCGGGATCTCGGCCTATCTGGGGGGAAAGACCGACGATATCATGATGAGGATCGTGGAAATAATCATCTCCGTGCCCTATCTGATCGTGGTCATCCTTCTGTCGGTAGTTCTACAGAGCCAGGGCATATTTACCCTCATACTGGCCATGACCCTGACTGGATGGTGCAGCACCGCCAGGCTGGTGAGGGGCCAGGTCCTCCAGATAAAGGGGCAAGACTACGTTTTAGCGGCCCAGGCCCTGGGGGTAAGCCCCTGGAGGATTATCACCAGACACCTGATCCCCAACGTCCTCAGCGTCGTTTTAGTTTCCATAACCTTCGACATACCGGGCTATATCTTCTCCGAGGCCTTTTTAAGCTACGTCGGGCTCGGGATACAGCCCCCTAACACCAGCTGGGGAGCGTTGGCGGCCATGGCCCAGACGTCCTTCACCTTCTATCCATATCAGATGTTCTTCCCAGCCCTGATGATAGCCCTCACCATGCTGTCCTTCACGCTCCTGGGAGACGGCCTCAGAGACGCCCTTGACCCAAGGCTGAGAAAGTAG
- a CDS encoding TonB-dependent receptor, whose product MKKDLFKVALTAAMCLFTVPTMGGATTLAPVSVTASAVEDQDLSPGSVTVIRPDSYSGEMRTLPDLLSRVAGVSISSGGGRGARAVASVRGSTSAQVAVYVDGVLWNLGGDSAADLSTIPIERVERIEVYRGYVPATFDLSGMGAVINVVTIASEAGEGAIALGIGDLGYSSGSLRYGTKLGSGTFSIALEAKSEKGDFPYRNDNGSITPTDDYDTRRWNNGFWEEGGTVRWSDGSWRMAATMNKRHRELPLPAPGNDKGMDIQGPWQDVERRAFSLGKSYSTGEVDWGWSLDRTEEDKDFSDPLDRLGSLGVRRSSYRTVRDEGTLFGSAMAGDHFLELTLKGGRETLDVDGDTVFSLGGIGSFERDSFSAVLQDTIPAGDVILTPLLRWNKVDGESSLSWAVGAQWNWTPNWMVKATVGYSKRAPNFYETYGDGATIMATPGLKWEEGTHWDLGVRWDGQLGDADATLGLTAFGMDMDDLIEYVQVNQRVGAYRNIGQAMIRGLELEGDLRWERWTLGLSWTFMDGENRTPGYRYGKVLPNRPENSLDLRLTRLLSPSMSIFGEIQHRGTTFLDMAEQIGLSDLTQFNLGFRWAIKEGHLVSLGVDDLFDKGYEVTQFATGVGGERLPWYPQEGRTWYLSYSWRF is encoded by the coding sequence GTGAAAAAAGATTTATTTAAGGTCGCCTTGACGGCGGCCATGTGCCTTTTTACGGTTCCAACCATGGGAGGAGCGACAACCTTGGCTCCTGTCTCGGTAACTGCCTCGGCGGTTGAGGACCAGGATCTCTCCCCAGGCTCTGTCACGGTGATCCGACCGGATAGCTATTCCGGAGAGATGAGGACCCTGCCAGACCTTCTGTCCAGGGTCGCCGGTGTGTCCATCTCGAGCGGAGGGGGGAGGGGAGCTAGGGCGGTCGCGTCGGTACGGGGAAGTACCTCCGCTCAGGTAGCGGTGTACGTTGACGGTGTCCTGTGGAACCTTGGAGGGGACTCCGCCGCCGATCTATCCACTATCCCCATCGAAAGGGTTGAGAGGATAGAGGTCTATAGGGGCTACGTCCCCGCCACCTTCGACCTGTCCGGCATGGGGGCGGTTATAAACGTGGTCACCATAGCCTCGGAGGCGGGAGAGGGGGCTATAGCCCTGGGAATCGGTGATCTAGGTTACTCGTCCGGCTCCCTCAGGTACGGTACTAAGCTGGGATCGGGGACCTTCTCTATAGCCCTTGAGGCTAAGTCCGAAAAGGGCGATTTCCCCTATCGAAACGACAACGGTTCAATAACCCCTACCGACGACTACGACACCAGACGGTGGAACAACGGTTTTTGGGAGGAGGGGGGCACTGTCCGCTGGAGCGACGGAAGCTGGCGTATGGCCGCGACCATGAATAAAAGACACAGAGAACTGCCCCTCCCCGCTCCAGGAAACGATAAGGGGATGGACATCCAGGGACCGTGGCAGGACGTGGAGAGGCGGGCCTTTTCCCTGGGCAAATCATACAGCACCGGCGAGGTCGATTGGGGCTGGTCCCTGGACCGCACCGAGGAGGATAAGGACTTCTCCGACCCTCTCGATCGCCTCGGTAGCTTAGGGGTGAGGAGGTCGAGCTATAGGACCGTTAGAGACGAAGGAACCCTGTTCGGTTCGGCCATGGCGGGGGACCATTTTCTTGAGCTAACCCTAAAGGGAGGAAGAGAGACTCTGGACGTCGACGGGGATACGGTGTTCTCGCTGGGTGGTATAGGCAGTTTCGAGAGGGACAGTTTTTCCGCTGTTCTACAGGATACCATCCCCGCAGGAGACGTGATACTGACGCCGCTCCTTCGGTGGAACAAGGTGGACGGAGAGAGTTCCCTCTCCTGGGCGGTTGGAGCTCAGTGGAACTGGACCCCTAACTGGATGGTAAAGGCCACCGTAGGCTACTCCAAGAGGGCTCCCAATTTCTACGAGACCTACGGAGACGGAGCTACTATAATGGCGACCCCTGGCCTTAAGTGGGAGGAGGGAACCCACTGGGATCTGGGGGTGAGGTGGGACGGTCAGCTAGGTGATGCCGACGCCACCTTAGGGCTCACCGCCTTCGGCATGGATATGGACGACCTTATAGAGTACGTCCAGGTCAACCAGAGGGTCGGAGCCTACAGAAATATCGGTCAGGCCATGATCAGGGGATTGGAGTTAGAGGGAGACCTTCGTTGGGAAAGGTGGACCTTAGGTCTCTCCTGGACCTTCATGGACGGAGAAAACCGTACACCTGGCTACCGCTACGGCAAGGTCCTGCCCAACAGGCCGGAGAACTCCCTGGACCTTCGGCTCACCAGGCTACTCTCTCCTTCTATGTCTATTTTCGGCGAGATCCAGCACAGAGGCACCACTTTCTTGGATATGGCGGAACAGATCGGCCTATCCGACCTGACCCAGTTTAACTTAGGGTTTCGATGGGCTATCAAAGAGGGGCACCTGGTCTCCCTGGGGGTCGACGACCTCTTCGATAAAGGCTATGAGGTCACCCAGTTCGCAACGGGGGTCGGCGGAGAGAGGCTTCCCTGGTATCCTCAAGAGGGCCGAACCTGGTATCTATCCTATTCCTGGAGGTTTTGA